The Nodosilinea sp. FACHB-141 nucleotide sequence TGCGGGTGCCGCGCCCGGCGGCAAGAATGGCGACAGCGACCATGGGTGATGTCCTTAGTGGGGATGGCTCGAAGGAGTATATCGCGGTTTGGGGAGGGGTGGGGAGGAGGTGAGTGGATAGGGGGATGGATGGATGGGTAAGGGGGCAGGGGTTTAGGGGGGGGGGGATGGAGTAGTGGTGGGTAGAGAGGGGGTGAGGCTGCGGAAGTAGCGGCTGCCGACGAGGGCTAAGAAGCCCAAGTAGGCGATGATTTGAAGTAGATACAGGTGATCGCGGTAGCCGAGCAGGGTTTTGAGGACGACGCCGGGGAATTGGCGATCGGGCAGAATGATACTGCCATCCCACACCAGCGGGCCGAGGATACAGGAGCTTTGGGCGAAGCAGAGGTCGGCGGTGGGGTTGATTTGGCTAATGGCTGCTAGGGCGGCATCCAAATTCTTAAAGACTGAAACCACTAGGCCGCCGACGATGAGCAGCAGCAGTACACCCATCACCTGAAAAAAGCGCTTGAGGTTGATGCGCAGGCCCCAGCGAAACAGGGCTAGGCCAATGAGTACGGCACCGAGCAGTCCACCCACAGCCCCTGCTATGGCGGATACGCTGGTTTCGACGTTGGTGAAAATAAACAGTACCGTTTCAAATCCCTCGCGCAGCACGGCAATGCAGACCAGGCTAAAGACGCTCCAGCCAGCGGTTTGGGCCTCGTCAAGGGCAGATCGCACCGTACCCTCAATTTCGCCCTTGAGGCTGCGGGCCTGGCGGGTCATCCACAGCAGCATCCAGCTCAGCATGATGACGGCGATCGCCCCAAACAGCACATTCAACAGCGGCTTGATCACCGTTTGCAGACTGGGCAGCACCTGCTGAATCTGCTGGAGCCCCAACCCTAGGGCAATGCCGAGCATGACGCTACCGGCTAGCCCTGCAGCGATGCCAGCGTAGGCCCAGGGGTTGAGGCTTTGGCGGTTGGCCTTGGCCAGGCAGGCCAGCACAATGCCGACGACCAGGGCGGCTTCAACCCCTTCGCGCAGAGTGATAAAAAACGTGGGCAGGGCAGCGGTGAGATCCATGCTTGGGGCCATGCTTAGGTTGGGAGAGCTATTGGTATTGTGTCAAACAACCCCGCCCTTTGCTGGAAATCTGGGGCTGCAACGGTCAGAAGGCGTGTCGGAATGGAGACGAGCGAGTTCCTTAACCATCGACCACAACCCAGGCTCCGCCCCGTCGGCCGTCGCCCACGCCCGAGAGGGTGCCATCGGCATCAACCGCTACGGCATGGACGCCGCCAAAAAACATGCTGGGGGCCTGCCACCAGGTGCAAACGTCATTGCCGGTAATGGCTTGGGCCGCGATCGCCGCCTGCTCATAACCCGGCTCTAAATGCAGTGCGCCCCGTTCCCAGTGGAGCCGGGGCGCACTGACGGCGGCTTCGATATCCATGCCAAAGTCGAGTACGTTCGACACCACCTGCAAAATCGCGGTGCGAATGCGGTTTGAGCCGCCCGACCCCAGCACCAGACGGGGCTTGCCGTCTTGCAGCACCAGGCTGGGGGCCATCATCGACGACATCCGCTGGTTGGTCGGCCACTGGTGAAAGCCTTGGGGGTTGAGGTCTTCTTCGCCCAGCATGTTGTTCATCATGATGCCAGTGCCGGGGATGACGTAGGCCGAGCCTTCGCCGTTAGAGGTGGTGAGGCTAGCGGCGTTGCCCTCGCCATCGATCGCGCTGATGTGGGTGGTGCTGCCCCACTTGCTGCCCCCCCGGTTGAGAACGGCCTGAAACTGCTCTAAGTAGGGAGTTAGATGGGTCACACCTAAGAATTCTTGAGCGATCTCGCTACGGTAAAGGTGATCGTCGTAGCCCTTTTGGCGAGCCAGGTTGGTGAGGCCCATCACCTCTCGCAGAATGGCGACGTGGCGCGGGCTACCGTGAGCCGTCAGGGCAGGGGAAGACTGGGCCAACAGGTGCAGGGCAAAGGCAATCAGCGTGCCGCCAGAGCTGGGGGGCGGGTTGGTGAGCAGGGTGGCGCTGCCGTAGGGCACCGCTAGCGGTTCGCGCTCGACGACCTGGTAGGTTTGCAGATCCTCTAGGCTGAGGTAGCCGCCGTGGGCCTGGCAGTTTTGGGCGATCGCATGGGCCAAATCTCCCCGATAAAACAGGTCAGCTCCCTGCTGCACCAGGTCGTCCAAAAATGCGGCAAAGTCAGATAGATAAAAGCGATCGCCCGCTGTTAGCAACGTGCCTCCCGGCGCATAGATCGCCCTGGCCTCGGCGGTTGCCGTGAGAATGGAGCCCAAAATTTGAAAGCAGCCAGCGCGAAACGGCTCTACTGCAGTCCCCTGGGTAGCCCAATGTTGGGCAGGGGCTACGATCTGCTGAAGCGGCAAGCGACCTAGCTTTTGGTGAACGTGGAGCAGCCCAGCGATCGCCCCCGGCACTGCTATCGACCCCAGGCCAATGTGAAACTCCTGGATGGTGTCGCCAAAGTTGGCGTGGATGGGGTAGAAGTCGGGCGATCGCCCCGTTTCCCTTGATCGAGGCGTTTGGCAAAAAAAGTCGAACAGTCGGTTCTCGCCTGCCGCCGTGTGGGTCAGCAAAAATCCGCCCCCTGCCAGGGAGGT carries:
- the ggt gene encoding gamma-glutamyltransferase, with protein sequence MSIPPKTNRGAVAAGHALTAEAGAEMLRQGGNAFDAAIAAAFTACVVESSLTSLAGGGFLLTHTAAGENRLFDFFCQTPRSRETGRSPDFYPIHANFGDTIQEFHIGLGSIAVPGAIAGLLHVHQKLGRLPLQQIVAPAQHWATQGTAVEPFRAGCFQILGSILTATAEARAIYAPGGTLLTAGDRFYLSDFAAFLDDLVQQGADLFYRGDLAHAIAQNCQAHGGYLSLEDLQTYQVVEREPLAVPYGSATLLTNPPPSSGGTLIAFALHLLAQSSPALTAHGSPRHVAILREVMGLTNLARQKGYDDHLYRSEIAQEFLGVTHLTPYLEQFQAVLNRGGSKWGSTTHISAIDGEGNAASLTTSNGEGSAYVIPGTGIMMNNMLGEEDLNPQGFHQWPTNQRMSSMMAPSLVLQDGKPRLVLGSGGSNRIRTAILQVVSNVLDFGMDIEAAVSAPRLHWERGALHLEPGYEQAAIAAQAITGNDVCTWWQAPSMFFGGVHAVAVDADGTLSGVGDGRRGGAWVVVDG
- a CDS encoding FTR1 family protein, translated to MDLTAALPTFFITLREGVEAALVVGIVLACLAKANRQSLNPWAYAGIAAGLAGSVMLGIALGLGLQQIQQVLPSLQTVIKPLLNVLFGAIAVIMLSWMLLWMTRQARSLKGEIEGTVRSALDEAQTAGWSVFSLVCIAVLREGFETVLFIFTNVETSVSAIAGAVGGLLGAVLIGLALFRWGLRINLKRFFQVMGVLLLLIVGGLVVSVFKNLDAALAAISQINPTADLCFAQSSCILGPLVWDGSIILPDRQFPGVVLKTLLGYRDHLYLLQIIAYLGFLALVGSRYFRSLTPSLPTTTPSPPP